The Drosophila teissieri strain GT53w chromosome X, Prin_Dtei_1.1, whole genome shotgun sequence genome has a segment encoding these proteins:
- the LOC122625161 gene encoding nascent polypeptide-associated complex subunit alpha, muscle-specific form, with protein MPSRKRLENKARRRRNPVQLNDFLRGDDDPVQNIAPLSSNESQSQSTQNANTSSIGTIPSKGLLQSDVTPVMTPTPESGTYQQTINVWRSPRETTQPDANYNVSSEEYPDLGMRLKRAKQPTPPMPNVENGATGSRLRSRRSRIIDPPVLANFLPDSVLPTSSNSKQQSVANWLSSVSDPSESQKTVNEQASCSSLNKIRLLRRDSVQALGQKTAAQSSPDDKNIEQQQTSPANAAKHQQNTTDNSPKPQEKSSVNSLPQQKGSPSRSLPQEQKKSTGNLTQQQQKNSESSSQQRQKIRSPGKQQQQQQQKSPVNTARSQTKRKSPGIQHAWQQQTSPRSSFQQEQPKSSGTLTEQQPQQQPKSLEKTLKHQPKSPTNSVQQQQRQVNPINPSRPQSTRPVKPMHSHPKSQEKKAPVTNNSSVPIRVTTDERSQQATQCAGPSNVKDVDEDVVPPTPNCQSERLPRRFPRRNRNQRVGRSLQAFSREFTQSSPEGAPKGPPEGSPEGAPKGPPEGSPEGSPEGSPEGSPEGLPEGSPEESPEGSPEGSPDQEVVPCQQHVESLPDDQPISHMQQLAMRSALNSNAQEFRPTVRREAGGSSQRAQVSRLSRRRRRQRFLRSLHVEPCELGPSQPLEPRCHVPDCRYYCPPPSVIECPSEITEPASPPQLPVTIPLQPMIPPATIEVNTTSNPPPMVFYNPQSGNMWSNPSPYLPIEIQNHRASQSVFRLASLPCTGVGTPTMDSFTSWPPPSQHHSPSLLPSSISGPSQFSHTLSSPPVERRQQEILSRSSIHQDEDLFYSRPLLDMDREETQPEQQGQEWQWQSHLESSSFQSQRQPQVVADVHGVPNAAVAKDAGPPLERHKLFRAPSQHGQDYPKPDLNCVPSSIKKLHRLISSQYSDYSFVYALSAQLSQDCVPMDCYVYLKMVLLASIVSIESDEVRPPISLCIIATDSLMANRLMNKVGQLAPRYLGPHDYGLQPTFSALPTRFNWIVASPLLLAQQGVYYAGDWTRLSKDQGCQLEKCIENGAVPVPQLYIDQPLEAAVWTHWQPDNSANQTLALAKLCPIFGLPIYMGDQVSKSLWNFIIQQHSAEGQNAVNDGLNIAEDDMRMLIHLLHQRKTTITDGAQHMLQKYYVISRKERPTVFSSKTYIVLKQFAECFAKLALRLEVLESDVCVAIFHCEHFVQSIFGAKENQAPPGVVNFSVISRIDPYMNEFARWLLQYLDSYEDEELGMHAAKRRRTDSWDMP; from the exons ATGCCATCTAGGAAGCGTCTAGAGAACAAAGCCCGTCGTCGGCGCAATCCCGTCCAGCTCAATGATTTCTTGCGCGGCGATGACGACCCAGTTCAAAACATAGCACCATTATCATCAAATGAATCCCAGTCGCAGTCTACTCAAAATGCCAACACAAGCTCCATAGG CACCATCCCATCGAAGGGCCTGCTCCAAAGCGATGTAACTCCTGTTATGACGCCCACACCGGAGTCCGGCACTTACCAACAAACTATTAACGTCTGGCGCTCACCTAGAGAAACCACTCAGCCCGATGCCAACTATAATGTGAGTAGCGAGGAGTATCCGGATTTGGGCATGCGTTTGAAGAGAGCCAAACAACCAACGCCGCCGATGCCAAATGTAGAGAACGGCGCCACTGGTTCGCGCCTTCGCAGTCGTCGCAGTCGCATCATAGATCCGCCTGTGCTGGCCAACTTTTTGCCGGATTCCGTGCTCCCGACGTCGAGCAACAGCAAGCAGCAATCTGTAGCCAATTGGCTATCGTCAGTTAGTGATCCTAGCGAAAGCCAGAAGACTGTCAACGAGCAGGCAAGTTGCTCTTCTTTGAACAAGATAAGACTGCTGAGAAGGGATTCAGTACAGGCGCTGGGGCAAAAAACTGCTGCCCAGTCCTCCCCGGACGACAAGAAtatcgagcagcagcagacaagTCCGGCAAATGCTGCCAAGCATCAGCAGAACACAACTGATAATTCTCCAAAGCCGCAAGAGAAGAGTTCTGTCAATTCTTTACCGCAGCAGAAAGGAAGCCCCTCAAGATCTCTCCCACAGGAGCAGAAGAAATCGACTGGCAATCTTactcagcaacagcagaagaaTTCTGAAAGTTCTAGCCAACAGCGTCAGAAGATAAGATCTCCTggcaaacagcagcaacagcagcaacagaagagTCCTGTCAATACTGCAAGGAGCCAGACGAAGCGGAAGTCTCCGGGCATTCAACACGcctggcaacaacaaacgaGCCCACGAAGTTCTttccagcaggagcagcccaAATCTTCGGGCACACTTAcagagcagcagccgcagcagcagccaaagagTCTTGAGAAAACATTGAAGCATCAGCCGAAAAGTCCGACAAACTCtgttcagcagcagcaacgtcAGGTGAACCCAATCAATCCGAGTCGGCCGCAGTCGACGAGACCTGTCAAGCCCATGCACTCGCACCCAAAGAGCCAGGAGAAGAAAGCTCCAGTTACAAACAATTCCTCGGTACCCATACGCGTAACCACCGATGAGCGCAGCCAGCAGGCCACTCAATGTGCGGGTCCCAGCAATGTCAAAGATGTGGACGAGGATGTTGTGCCGCCGACGCCAAACTGCCAAAGTGAGAGACTGCCGAGAAGATTCCCACGTCGCAACCGCAACCAGCGTGTGGGGCGCAGTCTGCAGGCGTTCAGCCGGGAGTTCACACAGTCCTCGCCGGAGGGAGCGCCGAAAGGACCGCCGGAAGGATCACCGGAGGGAGCGCCGAAAGGACCGCCGGAAGGATCACCGGAGGGATCACCTGAGGGATCGCCGGAAGGATCGCCGGAAGGATTGCCGGAAGGATCGCCGGAGGAATCTCCGGAGGGATCGCCGGAGGGATCGCCGGACCAAGAGGTGGTGCCGTGCCAGCAACATGTGGAGAGCTTACCAGATGACCAACCGATCAGCCACATGCAACAGTTGGCTATGCGCAGCGCGTTGAACTCAAATGCTCAGGAGTTCCGCCCTACGGTGAGGCGTGAGGCCGGAGGATCCAGTCAACGTGCCCAAGTGTCCCGATTGAGC CGAAGACGTCGCCGCCAGCGTTTTTTGCGCTCCTTACATGTGGAACCATGCGAGCTAGGACCTAGCCAGCCACTGGAGCCCAGATGCCACGTGCCTGACTGCCGCTATTACTGTCCCCCACCATCAGTAATCGAATGCCCTTCTGAGATCACTGAACCGGCGTCTCCACCACAGCTTCCGGTCACCATACCACTCCAACCCATGATACCGCCGGCAACGATCGAGGTGAACACCACCAGCAACCCGCCGCCCATGGTCTTCTATAATCCGCAGTCGGGGAATATGTGGAGCAATCCATCACCATATTTGCCCATTGAAATCCAAAACCACAGGGCCAGCCAGTCGGTTTTTCGGCTTGCCAGCCTCCCATGCACTGGTGTGGGCACCCCCACTATGGATTCCTTTACCAGCTGGCCACCCCCCAGCCAGCACCACAGCCCCAGCCTCCTCCCATCCAGTATTTCCGGGCCCAGCCAGTTTTCGCATACCCTCAGTTCGCCGCCGGTGGAGCGCCGGCAGCAGGAAATATTGTCGCGATCAAGTATCCACCAGGACGAGGACCTATTTTACAGCAGGCCTCTGCTGGATATGGATCGGGAGGAAACCCAGCCGGAGCAGCAGGGCCAGGAATGGCAGTGGCAATCGCACCTGGAATCATCCAGCTTCCAGTCCCAGCGGCAGCCGCAGGTCGTCGCCGACGTACACGGCGTGCCAAACGCCGCCGTCGCTAAAGACGCAGGACCACCGCTCGAGCGTCACAAGCTATTCCGAGCACCATCACAGCACGGTCAGGACTATCCCAAGCCGGATCTAAACTGCGTGCCGTCCAGCATCAAGAAGCTACATCGCCTGATCTCGTCGCAGTATTCCGACTACTCATTCGTCTACGCCTTGAGTGCTCAGCTCAGTCAGGACTGCGTGCCCATGGATTGCTATGTGTACCTGAAGATGGTACTGCTGGCCAGTATCGTTTCCATCGAATCCGATGAGGTGCGGCCTCCCATTTCGCTATGCATCATCGCCACCGACAGCCTGATGGCCAATCGTCTGATGAACAAAGTTGGCCAACTGGCACCACGTTACCTGGGACCTCACGACTACGGACTGCAACCCACCTTCAGTGCTCTGCCCACACGCTTTAATTGGATAGTGGCCAGTCCTCTACTGTTGGCCCAACAGGGTGTTTACTACGCCGGCGATTGGACCCGTCTGTCCAAGGATCAGGGGTGTCAACTGGAAAAGTGCATTGAAAACGGAGCGGTCCCAGTGCCGCAGTTGTACATCGATCAGCCCTTGGAGGCAGCCGTTTGGACCCACTGGCAGCCTGACAACTCCGCCAATCAGACACTGGCCCTCGCCAAATTGTGCCC AATCTTCGGGCTGCCCATTTATATGGGTGATCAGGTCAGCAAGAGTCTCTGGAATTTCATAATCCAGCAGCACAGCGCCGAGGGACAAAATGCGGTTAACGATGGCTTGAACATCGCCGAGGACGACATGCGCATGCTTATCCATCTGTTGCACCAGCGCAAGACCACCATAACCGATGGCGCCCAGCATATGCTGCAAAAGTATTATGTGATCTCCAGGAAGGAGCGACCGA CTGTCTTCTCCAGCAAGACGTATATAGTGCTGAAACAATTTGCCGAGTGCTTTGCCAAACTGGCGCTGCGTCTGGAGGTCCTTGAATCGGACGTTTGTGTGGCCATCTTTCACTGCGAGCATTTCGTGCAGAGCATTTTCGGGGCCAAGGAAAACCAGGCACCGCCGGGGGTGGTCAACTTCAGTGTGATCTCCCGCATCGATCCGTACATGAACGAGTTCGCACGCTGGCTGCTTCAGTATCTGGATAGCTatgaggacgaggagctggGGATGCACGCGGCCAAGAGGCGACGCACCGATAGCTGGGACATGCCCTAA